The nucleotide sequence TTGCGGTCGCGGCTGCGGGCACCGGCGGTTTGCGAGCAGAACATCCGGGCGTTCCAGCGAGAAGGGCCAACATGCAAAGGACGACTCGGTTCACCACCGCCGCGCACAGCGGTACGCCCCGCCACGCGGTACTTATACCCCTCGGGCTTGCCGGACGAACCGCAGCCAGAGTGGCCGCATTGCTAGCAATTTCGCGAGCCAGGTCTCCGGACTCACGGACCACGCGCAGTCCGAAGGTGCTGTGCGGGCTCGGGCGATCGAGTGCAACGAAGATCGCCCTCTCATCACATGCCGAGCACGCCGTCAGGGCGCAGAAGACCACCCGAGCGCGCGAGGGCGCTACAGCCATTCGCCGACAGCCACGGCACATCTTGCAGCTCCTTTCCGGGATTGGCCGTCACGGGACAGTTGCCGCTTGCACGATCACGGGGCGAGGGTCGTTCACCGTGATCGGGCGACTGCAGTTCGTTTGGCCGAACCCAACGCCTTAGTCTTAGGATCCGTCAAAACACTTGTCAAGTACCTCGGTCATATAGAGGCAGGCACGTAAAAAGGCATGTATAGCTGGATCCAGCGGGAGGGCGGGCGCAGCTCAATTCAGCGGTGGCACGTGCTGGCGGCCGACAGCAGCGGCAGGCCGGAGCCCCGCATATTCCGCCGCGGCAGGCCGGTAACGCGCGAGAACGCCCGTGTGACGTCGGCGACCGAGACGACCGAACCCGGCGGCGCATCGTGGCAAAGGTTTTTCAGCAGCCGCAACGGACGGCCGGGATAGGCGGAGTAGCCGGCATAGCGGCGGTGCAGGCGGTCGAGCACATCGATGGCCGCCGCATCGAGCCGCGCCGCGCTGGCGGCCGCTTGCCGTTCGAGGATCAACCGCCCTCGTTCGCGCGTCGGCTCTTCAACCCGTATCGTGACGAAGGCCTGGAGCAACTGCGGTGCATCGCGCTCCAGCAAGGCGAGTTGTTCGGGCGTGCATTCCGTGACGGCCGTCAGATCGCCGCGCACCAGGTATGGCCGTAGGAACGAGGCGATGCTCTCGCTTTGCGAAATGCACTGGCCCACCTGTGCGAGCTCAATGAGATTGCCCAGGTATACGACGGCCTTCTTCTTGGCGGCCTCGCGGCAGAGATCGCGACACCGCTCCTGCCACATACCGAATCCCGACATGCCGGCCACAAGCCGTGCCCCGCTGGTCGCCCAGAACGCCGCGCCGGCCAACCCGCGGCGGCGGCGCTCGCGCACCAACTGATAGACCGCGGCCGTCTTTCCCACGCCGGCCGGCCCAACCAGCAGCACGCTCCGCGGCGACGGTCCGGCGAGCAACTCGGCAAGTTGCGACACCGCGGCGTCTGCTTCGAACGCTTCCGCCAGCGGCTCGCTCGATAGTTCGACCGCCGCCTGCTTGAGCACCGACGACTCTTCGTCGTCCTGTTCCAGTTCGCGAAGTGCGCGCTCTTTGGGCGTCGGCAATCGCACCGTCACGCTCGTTTCCGCCAGCTCGAGTTTGGAGCGCCGCGCTAGCCGCACCAGCTTTTCGAGCGAGGCGGTGGCCCCGAACCGTTCGAGTGCCGAGCGGATTTCCGTGGCCACCGCCGCTTCGAGCCTGCCGGCCCGCGGTTGCAGCACTTCGATGTCGAGCGCCGGCACATAGGCCAGATGGGCGTCGGGCGACGGGCTCCAGTTGAGGTAATCGAACTTTAAGATCACTTCACTCTGCCAGAAGGCGTCGCGCGGCGGCGCGGGAACGGCGATTTCGGCCTGCCGGAGCTGATAGGGCCATCCCCAGCGCCGGCGGTGCAACTCGGCGGCGGGCAGCGATCCGAGCGTCTCCTTCGCCCGCCGCTCCAGCAGCGCGCGGGCCTTCTCTCGATCGGCGGCCAGCAGTGAGTGCTCGGCAAACAGGGCGATTTCCGAGAGCCACCAGCGGTCGTCGATCTGTTGGGCGATCGCGAGCAGTTGCTGTTCATAGTCGGCCATGAGATCCTCTGCCTACGTTGAGACGCGCCAACGTCAATCGGTTCGCGGGCGCCGCAGTTGGTCGTCTCACGACTCTTCAGGGTTTGCGTAAAGATGGCGAATGACTCGGTTGTGTGCCAACCCATAATGTCCTAGATTGACAAAAGCCGGCGAGGGCAAACAGAGCGGTCCTTCGGTGCGTCGCTGCGCCGGCTAAGAAAACAGCGCGGTCTGCGGCGCGAGGACGTTGCTCCCAACGTGCCGTGATTGACGCGAACTATTATCGCCCCAGGCGAACGCCTCGTCCAATGAGTTCCAGCATGCTCCATGACGGCCTAAGTCCAACCTCTTGCTTGACAGTCCGCATCGTCCGGCGTCAAATTGCTGTTTCCAGCCGACGAGCAACCGAGAGATACCAAGCGTGCCCAAAAAAGCCCATATCCAAGCCACGATCAACGGCGAACCGACCGAATTCCTCTGCGAAAACCGGCAGAGCCTGTTGGAAGCGCTGCGCGACGAGTTGCACCTCACCGGCACCAAAGAAGGTTGCAACAACGGCAACTGCGGCGCCTGCACCGTGATCATGGATGGCGTGCCGGTGAATAGCTGCCTGGTGCTGGGCGTGGAGTGCGAAGGCGCCAGCATCACCACCATCGAAGGCATCGCCGAAGAGAACCACCTGCACCCGATTCAACAGTGCTTTTTGGAAGACGCCGCCTTGCAATGCGGCATCTGCACGCCCGGTTTTATCATGGCCGCCAAGGCCCTGCTCGACAAGAACCCCAATCCGACGGAACATGAAATCCGCTTCGAGCTGGCGAACAATCTTTGCCGCTGCACGGGCTACGACAAAATCGTGCGGGCCGTGCAGCACGCCGCCCGGCGGCTCGTGGGGCAGCCTTCCTAGGCCGTGGTCACGGGACGAACCATCGCAGCGACGGGCCAGAAGCCGTCCCACGAAAACTTCAGGAGGTTACAACGCTCATGCCCATCGACACTCGCGAAACCATTGTGGATGAAGGACGGCTGCCGCGCGGACGCGGCGCCGCCGCGCCCGCCTACAAAGTCATCGGCACGCGGCCCATCCGGCACGACGGCGCCGACAAGGTGACGGGCCGCGCGGTCTACGGCAACGATTTGCAGCTTGCCGGCATGCTGCACGGCAAAGTGGTGCGCAGCCCGCACGCCCATGCCCGCATCAAGCGGATCGACACCTCGGCGGCCGAAAAGCTGCCGGGCGTGCATGCCGTGGTGACGGCGGCCGACTTGCCCGACCTGCGCGACAAGATGGCCGACCTGGGCGAAGGCCGCGTGAACCTGGCGCACCTGGGCGCCAATGTGCTGGCCCATCAAAAGGTGCTCTATCGAGGGCACGCGGTGGCGGCGGTGGCGGCCGTCAGTCCGCACGTGGCCGAAGAAGCGGCCAGGCTGATCCAGATCGAATACGAACCGCTGCCCGCGGTCACCTGGGTGCTCGACGCCATGAAACCCGACGCGCCGCTCTTGCACGCCGACGTCTACACCGAAGACATGACCGGCCACCGCACCAGCGACCAGCCGAGCAACACGTCGAAGCACCTATTGTTCGAAGAGGGCAACATCGAGCAAGGCTTTGCCTCGGCCGACGTGGTGGTCGAACGCGAGTTCAAGACCGCCAGTGTTCACCAAGGGTATATCGAGCCGCACGTTTCGACGGCCCTGTGGAACGTCGATGGCCAACTTACGATCTGGACTTCGACGCAGGGCGCCTTCACGGCCCGCCAGCAGACGGCCGAGTTGCTGCAGGTGCCGATCTCGCGGGTCAAGGTGGTGCCGTGCGAAATCGGCGGCGGCTTCGGAGGGAAGATTCCCGTTTATCTCGAGCCGGTGGCCGCGCTGTTGAGCCGCAAGTCGGGCCGGCCGGTGAAGATGGTGATGACACGGGCGGAAGTGTTCGAGGGCACCGGTCCCACGCCCGGCTCGTTCGTGCGCGTGAAGCTGGGCGCCCAGAAAGACGGCCGCATCGTGGCCGCTCAGGCCTGGCTGGCGTATGACGCCGGCGCGTTCCCCGGCGGCATGATCGGCCCCGGCTGCATGTGCGTGTTCGCCTGTTACAGCGTTCCGAATTACCGCGTGGAAGGTTTCGATGTCGTGCTCAACAAGCCCAAGACCGCGGCGTATCGGGCACCGGGCGCCACACAGGCCGCCTTCGCCGCAGAGCAGGTCGTCGATGAGCTGGCCGAAAAACTGGGGATGGATCCCATCGACTTGCGTCTGAAAAAT is from Pirellulales bacterium and encodes:
- a CDS encoding AAA family ATPase, which gives rise to MADYEQQLLAIAQQIDDRWWLSEIALFAEHSLLAADREKARALLERRAKETLGSLPAAELHRRRWGWPYQLRQAEIAVPAPPRDAFWQSEVILKFDYLNWSPSPDAHLAYVPALDIEVLQPRAGRLEAAVATEIRSALERFGATASLEKLVRLARRSKLELAETSVTVRLPTPKERALRELEQDDEESSVLKQAAVELSSEPLAEAFEADAAVSQLAELLAGPSPRSVLLVGPAGVGKTAAVYQLVRERRRRGLAGAAFWATSGARLVAGMSGFGMWQERCRDLCREAAKKKAVVYLGNLIELAQVGQCISQSESIASFLRPYLVRGDLTAVTECTPEQLALLERDAPQLLQAFVTIRVEEPTRERGRLILERQAAASAARLDAAAIDVLDRLHRRYAGYSAYPGRPLRLLKNLCHDAPPGSVVSVADVTRAFSRVTGLPRRNMRGSGLPLLSAASTCHR
- a CDS encoding xanthine dehydrogenase family protein molybdopterin-binding subunit, with the protein product MPIDTRETIVDEGRLPRGRGAAAPAYKVIGTRPIRHDGADKVTGRAVYGNDLQLAGMLHGKVVRSPHAHARIKRIDTSAAEKLPGVHAVVTAADLPDLRDKMADLGEGRVNLAHLGANVLAHQKVLYRGHAVAAVAAVSPHVAEEAARLIQIEYEPLPAVTWVLDAMKPDAPLLHADVYTEDMTGHRTSDQPSNTSKHLLFEEGNIEQGFASADVVVEREFKTASVHQGYIEPHVSTALWNVDGQLTIWTSTQGAFTARQQTAELLQVPISRVKVVPCEIGGGFGGKIPVYLEPVAALLSRKSGRPVKMVMTRAEVFEGTGPTPGSFVRVKLGAQKDGRIVAAQAWLAYDAGAFPGGMIGPGCMCVFACYSVPNYRVEGFDVVLNKPKTAAYRAPGATQAAFAAEQVVDELAEKLGMDPIDLRLKNAACEGTKRVGWPAYPKIGFIETLQTAKNQPHYKTPISGKNRGRGIAAGFWFNIGLKSSASASVNPDGTVTLVEGSTDIGGTRTSVAMQLAETLGIAAEDVKPQVADTDSVGYTDVTGGSRVTFATGMAAYQCGLDIRRQMRERAATLWECEAQEVNFEDGTFRHNGESITFKQLAGRLNETGGPVQGRAAVDPEGPTNGFGVSIVDVEVDPDTGKTTVLRYTVLQDAGKAIHPSYVEGQMQGGTVQGIGWALNEEYFFDDRGRMRNASYLDYRMPTALDLPMIDTVIVEVPNPAHPYGVRGVGETPIVAPPAAVANAIYHATGVRMFELPMSPPKVWAALVKKNV
- a CDS encoding (2Fe-2S)-binding protein; the encoded protein is MPKKAHIQATINGEPTEFLCENRQSLLEALRDELHLTGTKEGCNNGNCGACTVIMDGVPVNSCLVLGVECEGASITTIEGIAEENHLHPIQQCFLEDAALQCGICTPGFIMAAKALLDKNPNPTEHEIRFELANNLCRCTGYDKIVRAVQHAARRLVGQPS